ctcccatttttgatatatATTGTTGAAATAAGCATTTTATTCCATTCCCTTTTGGAGTATCCGATTTCTCCTAAGAACCACCCAAGGATACCATATGGTTGTACAGGAAATTACTTTCTTAATTCTTTCCCTTTTGTAAAATGGGCTTGCGCTTAGAACTAAAAAATCTCTGTTCTCTATTTCGATGCAAAAATTCATACCATTTATGTCTCTGCCCTAGGTGTTATGCTCGTCTGCACCCCCGTGCCGTGAACTGCAGGAAAAAGAAGTGTGGACACAGCAATCAGGTAATCCATGCTGATTTTATCATTACATTAGATATGTGATATAGCTACTACTTTTTCAGTGAAACTAATCGATACTTTATTTGTGTTGACAGTTGAGGCCAAAGAAGAAGATCAAGTAGATTACATATATCGACGGACGAATTCTACTTTTATTATCAGATTTCTGGTTGGAAACTATTGTTCTAATAACAGACATCTTTAATTTCGTTTATCTTGAAACTCTCTTGTAGTTTATGTTCTTCCATTTGTACTTGAATGCAAGTTCTTCGTTTTTGAAATGATGATGGCAATATTTAACAACCTTTGCAACTCCGCGATGGCGGTCATGCTTTTTACATTGTCTGGAAAATGTTTTGGATCATCCACCATGGTGACTTCTGAGGTGCATAATCTTTTAACTGTAAGCAACTCATTTTAACTTTGGTGTCAAAACTCGAAAACCCAAGGTTTTGATACAATTTATACAAGAATTAAATATAATAGGAACTTTATAttctttattaaaatttatgtaaaTATAAACTTTTCTCAAATACAATTTATACAAGAAATAAATATAACGTGATTATGCGAGGATGCATGTGTATTGATATATGAGATTGACTTATGACTTCAAAATTAACGACTCTGCTCACCAATTTGGGCCTGCCCAAATACCAACCCTACCTTCTAAGCCCAACttttaattttaaagaattaaaacaAAAGCGGGCTCGCCCGAATACCAACCTTGAGTAAAAAGTTATAATGACAGCTGTGGGATTTGAACCCACGCCCTTTCGGACCAGAGCCTAAATCTGGCGCCTTAGACCACTCGGCCAAACTGTCTTGTTGAAGGCGCTGCCTCATTACACTTTCTTTATTTTGTAAAATCCAGTTCAGTGAGTTCTACAATGTGTCTCACGTGACCGGCAACCCTTGATTTTCACATTAAACAATTTTATTCTTAAAATGAAAACTTTTCCATTTAaccatttattaatttataaaattttaaattaataatgataaatttGCACTCTAATCTATTAAAATTTTCCCGACTCAGCCACTTCATGGTTCTCGAGTAAGCACTTTGTTAGCTGTTTTTGTACCCAACAAGTAACTTATTCTTCTTCAATGTATGAAAAGGCGAAAAACAAGTGTACGTTTTTCATTAGGGTGTCCATGTTTCTCTTTATTCCTATTACTAATTATTGAGGGTTAGGTgagaaaatgggaaaaaaaaaaaacgtgTTGTAGTGAACCTTTGCTTTTATGGTAGCTTCTTTCATTTGTTTAAGCAAAAACTTTTATCACCCCATGTTTCAACAATGATATTTAGGAAAAAGTAATATGAAGTTTGATGGGTTGGaagttagattatattttaacttttatttaaaatatagataaattaatttatgtagagtaaattgatattttttgttaaaaatttatttatttgtattattaaaaattgatatgaatgatgaaataattaaatattgacACATATATTTATATTGATGTATAcggataaattttaataatataaataaataaaaattttaataggataattaatttactttttaatctattatataaatgttaatttatttaaattttttaaaataagtgAGTCAAAATGTAATTCGATTCCATGATTATTTGATCCAATCAATCAGTCCATTTTCATAAGTGCCCAAAACCCAAATTACTGGAAGACTACTATTGGGGGAAAAAGATGTCTTTGATCTTTGTTTTTTCCTTTCTATAGGATCATCAAGTATATACTGGATTTTGGAGAAAACCCATAGCTTATATTTTAAGGTACCATTCGTTCATCTATTTACTATaatcaaaaagtaaaaaaaaaaaaaaaagaaaaaaaaaggaaaaatctaTTTGTTTACAACTAGAAACATCTCTTTGCTACTGCAGCCTACTTTTGCATGCTTTGTGATATGATAATCATCTTGGCATGCAATAATATAGAAAAGGTACAAGTAAAATCGGAACAAAAGTCAGATTTATATCCCTAATTACATTGAATAGAAGTGGCAAAGGATCTTCGTCCTGTACTATAAactttatgaaaaaaaaaaaaaagaaaccccAACGAACGGTATCATGGCTTTCTCAGCCATCGACACTCTCCTTCCTTCTGTGATAGTGGAAACATCTCTAACTCTAAATCAATAGATACAATGGAGCTACAGGCAAAATCGAGTTTCCTCGTGAAGATGCAGCTGTTCAAGTCCAGAAGTTTAACCAGTGATGCCAACGGCTGCACAAATGATCAAACTGATCATCATAATCCCTATATTCATCCATGCCCAGGAATTCATCTCCATGCTTCACTGCATCTTCAATTTCTCTATGACCTTTCTGAGTTTCTAAACCCAAAACCCCATCGTCTTCCTGTTTGAAACTAGACCCTGGTTCAGCTTCATGCTCAGTACTACCCACCTTGCTGACCTTATTTACACCATTGGTTTCACTCTCAGCTAGCATTTCACTTAGCTTCTCCATCTGTtacaaaaacacacacacacaaaagtaATTATCAGTAAGAACAAACAATGGTGGAAGGGATGGGAGATACCTCGTACCTGCGAAATCAAACACTGTTTCTCTTCCTTCAACATCTCAAATCTCGACACCAACTTGTCGTAATTGTCTCTCAACGTTACGTAATCTTTTTCCATTTGTTTCGACTTTAACCTCGCCCTTCTGTTTTGAAACCAAATGGATACTTGTCGAGGCTGAAGACCCAACTCTCTCGCCACCTGCAATTTTTTCTTCGGTTCCAGCTTTGTCTCTGACTCGAAAATCGACTCCAATAACCTGATTTGATCGTCGGTGAACCTCCTCTTGTTGCTGCTGCTGTTGTTGCTGTTGTTCTTCCCT
This is a stretch of genomic DNA from Gossypium arboreum isolate Shixiya-1 chromosome 11, ASM2569848v2, whole genome shotgun sequence. It encodes these proteins:
- the LOC108456387 gene encoding homeobox-leucine zipper protein ATHB-7-like, with the translated sequence METRDHHHPSSNELILQQYSQAPPPGKNNSNNSSSNKRRFTDDQIRLLESIFESETKLEPKKKLQVARELGLQPRQVSIWFQNRRARLKSKQMEKDYVTLRDNYDKLVSRFEMLKEEKQCLISQMEKLSEMLAESETNGVNKVSKVGSTEHEAEPGSSFKQEDDGVLGLETQKGHREIEDAVKHGDEFLGMDEYRDYDDQFDHLCSRWHHWLNFWT